One genomic segment of Gammaproteobacteria bacterium includes these proteins:
- a CDS encoding formate dehydrogenase accessory sulfurtransferase FdhD, which yields MPADVKPGYQPELTTAGLEPARATVAVDEYGQPRELDIAGESPLTLYVDKREVVTLMTLGTYPEALAIGYLRNQGLIGELNEILSVQVDWVAEAVAVTTRNGILGLDEKLANRTVTTGCGQGTVFGSIMEQLDRIELPGRALTQSTVYHLLKELNAYNDVYKRAGAVHGCALCSETGILKFVEDVGRHNAVDAIAGMMWLDGIDGGDKIFYTTGRLTSEMVIKVAQMGIPVLLSRSGITRMGLDLAHKTGVIMIGRAKGKHFLIFNGHESIRFDAMPPPRPARPARGV from the coding sequence ATGCCAGCAGATGTCAAACCCGGATACCAGCCCGAATTAACAACCGCGGGACTCGAACCGGCGCGCGCCACCGTCGCTGTTGACGAATACGGTCAGCCCCGGGAGCTGGACATCGCCGGTGAATCGCCGCTGACCCTTTACGTGGATAAGCGCGAGGTCGTGACACTCATGACACTGGGCACTTATCCGGAAGCGCTGGCGATCGGGTATTTAAGAAACCAGGGCCTGATTGGTGAGTTAAACGAGATTCTGTCCGTGCAGGTGGACTGGGTGGCCGAGGCGGTGGCTGTAACCACGCGCAACGGCATCTTAGGGTTGGACGAAAAGCTCGCAAACCGCACGGTGACCACCGGCTGCGGGCAAGGCACCGTGTTCGGCAGCATCATGGAACAACTGGACCGCATCGAACTGCCCGGCCGCGCGCTCACGCAGTCCACCGTCTACCATTTGCTGAAAGAGCTCAACGCATACAACGACGTCTACAAGCGCGCCGGCGCCGTGCACGGTTGCGCGCTTTGTTCGGAGACCGGGATTCTGAAATTCGTGGAGGATGTTGGCCGCCACAACGCGGTGGATGCGATCGCGGGCATGATGTGGCTGGACGGGATCGACGGCGGCGACAAGATTTTCTATACCACCGGGCGGCTGACTTCCGAGATGGTCATCAAGGTCGCGCAGATGGGCATACCGGTGCTGCTGTCGCGCTCCGGCATCACGCGGATGGGTCTGGACCTGGCGCACAAGACGGGCGTGATCATGATCGGGCGCGCCAAAGGCAAACACTTTCTGATCTTCAACGGGCACGAGTCAATTCGGTTCGACGCGATGCCACCGCCAAGACCCGCGCGCCCGGCGCGCGGCGTTTAG
- the folP gene encoding dihydropteroate synthase, producing MHAKRNSNRPAIMGILNVTPDSFSDGGLYVDGEKAIAQALAMAAQGADIIDVGGESTRPGSARIAVSEQKRRVLTIIERLHRELPAQVRISIDTTLSEVAQAALRAGARIINDISAGREDAAMFALAREHGAELVLMHMQGTPENMHDDPSYTDVVAEVSAFLQARAQVAEAAGVPREKIILDPGVGFGKTREHNLCLIARLAEFAALDYQILLGTSRKRFMGSLLSVQPPAELVPATCATTALGVMAGVDIFRVHDVAANRQAADVAWGVRNATCD from the coding sequence ATGCACGCAAAACGAAATTCTAACAGACCCGCCATCATGGGTATCCTCAATGTCACGCCCGACAGCTTTTCGGACGGTGGGCTTTACGTCGATGGCGAAAAGGCGATCGCGCAGGCGCTGGCGATGGCTGCCCAGGGTGCGGACATCATCGACGTAGGGGGTGAATCAACGCGGCCCGGCTCAGCGCGCATCGCGGTGTCTGAGCAAAAGCGGCGTGTGCTGACCATTATCGAACGCCTGCATCGCGAGTTGCCAGCGCAAGTGCGCATCAGCATCGACACGACGTTGAGCGAGGTCGCGCAAGCCGCGCTGCGGGCGGGCGCTCGCATCATCAACGATATCTCGGCGGGGCGAGAGGATGCGGCCATGTTCGCTCTGGCGCGCGAACACGGCGCGGAACTCGTGCTGATGCACATGCAAGGCACGCCAGAGAATATGCATGACGACCCCAGCTATACCGATGTCGTCGCCGAAGTCAGCGCTTTCTTGCAGGCGCGCGCGCAGGTTGCCGAGGCCGCCGGCGTACCGCGCGAAAAGATCATTCTTGATCCCGGCGTGGGTTTCGGCAAAACCCGTGAGCACAATCTGTGTCTGATCGCGCGACTTGCCGAATTCGCGGCGCTTGATTACCAAATACTGCTCGGAACCAGCCGCAAACGTTTTATGGGGTCGTTGTTGAGCGTTCAACCACCGGCCGAACTGGTGCCCGCCACATGCGCGACCACCGCACTGGGCGTGATGGCTGGTGTCGACATTTTCAGAGTCCACGACGTCGCGGCCAATCGACAGGCAGCCGACGTGGCCTGGGGGGTCAGAAATGCAACGTGCGATTGA